One part of the Bacillus solimangrovi genome encodes these proteins:
- the rho gene encoding transcription termination factor Rho has protein sequence MALTISSLEHMTLKELYEHARHYKVSYYSKLNKKELIFSILKAQAEQDGLLFMEGVLEVIQSEGFGFLRPINYSPSAEDIYISASQIRRFDLRNGDKVSGKVRPPKENERYYGLLHVEAVNGEDPETAKERVHFPALTPLYPDRQMVLETAPNHLSTRIMDTISPVGFGQRGLIVAPPKAGKTMLLKEIANSITTNHPQAELIVLLVDERPEEVTDIERSVDGDVVSSTFDEVPENHIKVAELVLERAMRLVEHKKDVVILMDSITRLARAYNLTIPPSGRTLSGGIDPAAFHRPKRFFGAARNIEEGGSLTILATALVDTGSRMDDVIYEEFKGTGNMELHLDRSLAERRIFPAIDIRRSGTRKEELLIPKKNLDKLWAIRKTMNDSPDFVERFLKSLKETKTNEEFFELMKTVPKGSNYNKRSYSSQ, from the coding sequence ATGGCTTTAACAATTTCAAGTTTAGAACATATGACGTTAAAAGAGCTTTATGAACATGCGCGTCATTACAAAGTTTCTTATTATAGCAAACTGAATAAAAAAGAGTTAATTTTCTCAATTCTAAAAGCACAAGCTGAACAAGACGGTCTTTTGTTCATGGAAGGTGTTTTAGAAGTGATTCAATCTGAGGGGTTTGGATTCTTACGTCCTATTAATTATTCGCCAAGTGCTGAAGATATTTATATTTCTGCCTCTCAAATTAGACGTTTTGACCTGCGTAATGGTGATAAAGTATCTGGTAAAGTACGTCCTCCGAAGGAAAATGAACGTTATTATGGCTTACTCCATGTTGAAGCAGTTAATGGTGAAGATCCAGAGACAGCAAAGGAACGTGTGCATTTTCCAGCATTAACGCCATTATATCCAGACAGACAGATGGTGCTTGAAACGGCTCCAAATCATTTATCAACACGGATTATGGATACAATTTCTCCTGTTGGGTTTGGGCAACGTGGTCTAATTGTTGCACCTCCAAAAGCTGGAAAAACAATGTTGTTAAAAGAGATCGCAAATAGTATTACAACGAATCATCCACAAGCCGAATTGATTGTTTTATTAGTTGATGAACGTCCTGAAGAAGTAACAGATATTGAGCGTTCAGTTGATGGAGATGTTGTAAGTTCCACATTTGATGAAGTACCTGAAAATCATATCAAAGTTGCTGAACTCGTTTTAGAACGTGCAATGCGCCTTGTTGAACATAAAAAAGACGTCGTGATCCTTATGGATAGTATTACTCGTTTGGCTCGAGCTTATAATTTGACAATTCCTCCAAGTGGTCGTACTCTCTCAGGTGGTATTGACCCTGCAGCTTTCCACCGTCCAAAACGTTTCTTCGGTGCCGCTCGTAACATAGAAGAGGGAGGAAGTCTTACTATTCTTGCTACAGCTCTTGTCGATACTGGATCACGCATGGACGATGTTATTTATGAAGAATTCAAGGGAACAGGAAATATGGAACTTCATTTAGATCGATCACTTGCAGAACGACGAATCTTCCCTGCTATCGATATCCGTCGTTCAGGTACTCGTAAGGAGGAGCTGCTTATTCCTAAGAAAAACTTGGATAAGCTTTGGGCTATTCGCAAAACAATGAATGATTCACCAGATTTTGTAGAACGTTTCTTAAAGAGTTTGAAAGAGACAAAGACAAACGAAGAATTTTTTGAATTGATGAAGACTGTTCCAAAAGGCAGCAACTATAATAAACGCTCATATTCTTCTCAATAG
- the glpX gene encoding class II fructose-bisphosphatase, with amino-acid sequence MDRSLSLELVRVTEAAALASARWMGRGKKDEADDAATSAMRDVFDTVPMKGTVVIGEGEMDEAPMLYIGEKLGTGYGPRVDVAVDPLEGTNIVAQGTWNALAVLAVADHGNLLHAPDMYMDKIAVGPEAVGTVDINAPVIENLKAVAKAKNKNIEDVVVTILNRPRHEQIISEVREAGARIKLISDGDVAGAINTAFDNTGVDILLGSGGAPEGVLSAVALKCLGGELQGKLLPQNEEEVARCKEMGIDDVDRVLMMDDLVAGDDAIFAATGVTDGELLKGVQFKGNSGTTQSVVMRAKSGTVRFLDGSHSLHKKPNLVIRED; translated from the coding sequence ATGGATAGAAGTTTATCTTTGGAGTTGGTACGTGTAACGGAAGCAGCAGCTTTAGCATCTGCTCGTTGGATGGGACGCGGTAAGAAAGATGAAGCGGATGATGCAGCGACTTCTGCTATGCGTGATGTTTTCGATACTGTTCCAATGAAAGGAACAGTGGTAATTGGCGAAGGTGAAATGGATGAGGCGCCTATGCTTTATATCGGTGAGAAACTTGGTACAGGTTATGGACCGCGTGTTGATGTAGCAGTTGATCCACTTGAAGGCACAAACATTGTAGCACAAGGGACATGGAATGCTCTTGCCGTTCTAGCCGTAGCAGACCACGGAAACTTATTGCACGCTCCTGACATGTATATGGACAAGATTGCAGTTGGACCTGAAGCAGTTGGTACAGTCGATATTAATGCACCTGTTATTGAAAACTTAAAGGCAGTTGCTAAGGCAAAAAATAAAAACATTGAAGATGTTGTAGTTACGATTTTAAATCGCCCGCGTCATGAACAAATCATCTCAGAAGTACGTGAAGCAGGAGCACGTATTAAGCTTATCTCTGACGGTGATGTTGCCGGTGCTATTAATACAGCATTTGATAATACAGGCGTTGATATCCTACTTGGCAGTGGTGGCGCTCCTGAAGGTGTTCTTTCTGCAGTTGCATTAAAATGTCTTGGTGGTGAACTTCAAGGAAAGCTTCTCCCACAAAATGAAGAAGAAGTAGCGCGTTGCAAAGAAATGGGAATTGATGATGTTGACCGTGTGTTAATGATGGACGATTTAGTTGCTGGTGATGATGCAATTTTTGCTGCTACAGGCGTTACGGATGGAGAACTATTAAAAGGTGTTCAATTTAAGGGGAATAGTGGAACAACACAATCTGTTGTAATGCGCGCGAAATCTGGAACAGTAAGGTTTTTAGATGGTAGTCATAGTCTTCATAAGAAGCCTAATCTAGTAATACGTGAAGATTGA
- a CDS encoding UDP-N-acetylglucosamine 1-carboxyvinyltransferase — protein MESLMIEGGHRLNGTVRVSGAKNSAVALIPAAILSESTVTIDGLPNISDVHMLCALLEEIGGTVSFDDGTVIVDPSKMVSMPLPNGKVKKLRASYYLMGAMLGRFKQAVIGLPGGCHLGPRPIDQHIKGFEALGAEVTNEQGAIYLRAKELKGARIYLDVVSVGATINIMLAAVRAKGQTIIENAAKEPEIIDVATLLTSMGARIKGAGTDVIRIEGVDELHGCRHTIIPDRIEAGTYLIAAASMGEEVLIDNVIIQHMESLVAKLREMGVNLKTSEDQILVTRSEGLKSVDIKTLVYPGFPTDLQQPFTSLMTKASANGIVTDTIYGARFKHVDELRRMNANIKVEGRSSIISGPVQLQGAKVRASDLRAGAALVIAGLMAKGVTEVTGLEHIDRGYEGLVDKLKALGANVWREKSQQNNRIDQYS, from the coding sequence ATGGAAAGTTTGATGATTGAAGGCGGACATCGATTGAATGGAACAGTAAGGGTTAGTGGAGCTAAAAATAGTGCAGTCGCACTTATTCCGGCAGCGATCCTTTCTGAGTCAACTGTTACAATTGATGGACTACCAAACATTTCTGATGTACATATGTTATGTGCATTACTTGAGGAAATAGGCGGTACAGTATCATTTGATGATGGTACTGTTATTGTTGACCCATCAAAAATGGTGTCGATGCCGTTGCCTAATGGAAAAGTGAAAAAACTAAGAGCTTCATATTATTTAATGGGTGCAATGCTTGGACGTTTTAAGCAAGCTGTCATTGGTTTACCAGGAGGTTGTCATTTAGGACCTCGACCAATCGATCAGCATATTAAAGGCTTTGAAGCACTTGGAGCTGAAGTTACAAATGAACAAGGTGCAATTTATTTGCGTGCGAAAGAATTAAAAGGTGCACGTATATATTTAGATGTTGTAAGTGTAGGAGCAACGATTAATATTATGCTTGCAGCCGTTCGAGCAAAAGGACAAACGATTATTGAGAATGCTGCGAAAGAACCTGAAATCATTGATGTTGCAACGTTGTTAACAAGTATGGGGGCACGAATTAAAGGTGCGGGTACAGATGTTATTCGCATTGAAGGTGTGGACGAGCTTCATGGTTGTAGACATACGATTATTCCTGATCGGATAGAGGCAGGTACTTATTTAATTGCAGCTGCTTCGATGGGTGAAGAAGTGTTGATTGATAATGTTATTATTCAGCATATGGAGTCGTTAGTAGCAAAGCTCCGTGAAATGGGTGTGAACCTCAAAACATCTGAAGACCAAATTCTCGTTACGAGATCCGAAGGTCTAAAATCTGTAGATATTAAAACATTAGTGTATCCTGGTTTTCCAACCGATTTGCAACAACCTTTTACATCATTAATGACGAAAGCTAGTGCTAATGGAATTGTAACTGATACGATCTATGGTGCTCGTTTTAAACATGTTGATGAGTTAAGAAGAATGAATGCTAATATTAAAGTTGAGGGACGTTCCTCTATCATTTCGGGACCTGTACAACTTCAAGGAGCGAAAGTCCGTGCAAGTGATTTGCGTGCAGGAGCTGCGCTTGTTATTGCTGGGCTAATGGCCAAAGGGGTTACCGAAGTAACAGGACTTGAACATATTGATCGTGGTTATGAAGGCTTAGTTGATAAGTTGAAGGCTTTGGGTGCAAACGTTTGGCGAGAGAAGAGTCAACAAAATAACCGTATCGATCAATACTCTTAA
- the rpmE gene encoding 50S ribosomal protein L31 — protein MKQGIHPEYKKAMVKCSCGNDFETGSVKEDIRVEICSECHPFYTGRQKFADAGGRVDRFNKKYGRK, from the coding sequence ATGAAACAAGGTATCCATCCGGAATACAAAAAAGCGATGGTTAAATGTTCTTGTGGTAACGATTTTGAAACTGGTTCTGTCAAAGAAGACATCCGTGTTGAGATTTGCTCAGAATGCCATCCATTCTATACTGGTCGTCAGAAGTTTGCTGACGCTGGTGGACGTGTAGACCGCTTTAATAAAAAATACGGCCGTAAGTAA
- the fba gene encoding class II fructose-1,6-bisphosphate aldolase has product MPLVSMKEMLIKAKAEGYAVGQFNINNLEYTQAILQAAEEENSPVILGVSEGAARYMGGFKSVVYMVKGLLEEYQTTVPVAIHLDHGSSFEKCVEAIYAGFTSVMIDGSHHPLEENIAITKKVVEVAHINGVSVEAELGRIGGQEDDLIVDEANAAYAIPEECEKLVAETNVDCFAPALGSVHGPYKGEPNLGFERMETIGKETGVPLVLHGGTGIPVADVQKAISLGTAKVNVNTENQIASAKAVRKALEEMPNEYDTRKFMIPAREAIKETVIGKMRDFGSSNKA; this is encoded by the coding sequence ATGCCTTTAGTATCAATGAAAGAAATGCTTATAAAAGCCAAAGCGGAAGGTTATGCAGTAGGTCAATTCAATATTAATAACTTAGAGTACACTCAAGCAATTTTACAAGCAGCTGAAGAAGAGAATTCACCAGTAATCCTTGGTGTTTCTGAAGGAGCAGCTCGCTATATGGGTGGATTTAAATCAGTAGTATATATGGTAAAAGGTTTATTAGAAGAATATCAAACAACAGTTCCTGTAGCAATCCACCTAGACCATGGTTCAAGCTTTGAGAAATGTGTTGAAGCGATTTATGCTGGTTTTACGTCAGTTATGATCGATGGATCACATCATCCTCTTGAAGAAAATATCGCAATTACTAAGAAAGTTGTAGAAGTTGCTCATATTAACGGTGTGTCTGTAGAAGCAGAGCTAGGACGTATCGGTGGTCAGGAAGATGATTTGATTGTTGATGAAGCAAATGCTGCTTATGCTATCCCTGAAGAGTGTGAGAAGCTTGTTGCAGAAACAAACGTTGACTGTTTTGCACCAGCACTTGGTTCAGTACACGGTCCTTACAAAGGTGAACCAAACTTAGGTTTCGAACGCATGGAAACAATCGGTAAAGAAACTGGTGTACCTTTAGTATTACACGGTGGTACAGGCATTCCAGTAGCAGATGTTCAAAAAGCAATTTCTCTTGGAACTGCAAAGGTTAATGTTAATACTGAAAACCAAATTGCATCTGCTAAAGCTGTTCGTAAAGCACTTGAAGAGATGCCAAATGAATATGATACACGTAAATTCATGATTCCAGCTCGTGAAGCGATTAAGGAAACAGTAATTGGAAAAATGCGTGATTTCGGTTCTTCAAACAAGGCATAA
- a CDS encoding DUF2529 family protein produces MLRIFTTQLSGIFQQIQKDEEMNIEDASRALAQAIVGEGSIYLHGIGEMSALVTEGLLGKDSLPKSNPLFHEDKIVKLSSIDRVILAVRSTDNEEVRELLKQIKETGASIILLASKGKESNETIEQIADFFINLNVTQGLVPQDDGTRRGFPATIVMLYTYYALLLTTIEIVEEQEENF; encoded by the coding sequence ATGCTTCGAATTTTCACAACCCAATTATCTGGAATCTTTCAACAAATACAAAAAGATGAAGAAATGAATATCGAAGATGCTTCTCGCGCCTTAGCACAAGCCATCGTAGGTGAGGGATCGATTTACTTACATGGTATTGGTGAAATGTCAGCTCTTGTAACTGAAGGATTACTTGGGAAGGATTCATTACCAAAAAGTAACCCCCTATTTCATGAAGATAAAATTGTAAAATTATCTTCTATCGATCGTGTCATTCTTGCTGTAAGAAGTACAGATAACGAGGAAGTAAGAGAATTATTGAAACAAATAAAAGAAACTGGGGCTAGTATTATTTTATTAGCTTCAAAAGGAAAAGAATCGAACGAAACAATTGAACAAATAGCTGATTTCTTTATTAATTTAAACGTAACACAAGGACTCGTACCTCAGGATGACGGGACACGTAGAGGGTTCCCTGCTACAATCGTCATGCTATATACATACTATGCACTTTTGCTCACAACAATTGAAATAGTGGAAGAACAAGAAGAAAACTTTTAA
- a CDS encoding thymidine kinase, with product MYVMKHNGWLEVICGSMFSGKSEELIRRIRRAEFGKMNVQVFKPQIDNRYDEKAVVSHNGTSHMAVPVPKATDILKYVKPETDVIGIDEVQFLDEDIVHVASGLADRGFRVIVAGLDQDFRGEPFGSMPQLMAIAESVTKLQAICPACGSPASRTQRLIDGRPASYDDPIILVGASESYEPRCRHCHEVPNHPVEKVFESEQVLNTLD from the coding sequence ATGTACGTAATGAAGCATAATGGATGGTTAGAGGTTATTTGTGGGAGTATGTTTTCAGGGAAATCTGAGGAGCTTATTCGACGTATAAGAAGAGCAGAATTTGGGAAAATGAATGTTCAAGTATTTAAGCCCCAAATTGATAATCGTTACGATGAAAAAGCAGTTGTATCTCATAATGGAACTTCTCATATGGCTGTTCCCGTGCCAAAAGCTACTGATATTTTAAAATATGTTAAACCTGAAACAGACGTAATTGGAATTGATGAAGTACAATTTTTGGATGAGGATATTGTTCATGTTGCATCAGGGCTTGCGGATAGAGGGTTTCGTGTAATTGTCGCTGGGTTAGACCAAGACTTCCGTGGTGAACCATTTGGGAGTATGCCTCAATTAATGGCAATTGCAGAATCGGTAACAAAGTTACAAGCAATTTGCCCAGCTTGTGGGTCTCCTGCGAGCAGAACACAACGTTTAATTGATGGTAGACCTGCTTCATATGACGATCCAATAATTTTGGTTGGTGCGTCAGAGTCTTATGAACCACGCTGCCGTCATTGTCATGAAGTCCCTAATCATCCTGTGGAAAAAGTATTTGAATCAGAACAAGTTCTGAACACCTTAGATTAA
- the rpoE gene encoding DNA-directed RNA polymerase subunit delta encodes MSLSQFSKDQLKQMSMIDVAYYLLDDERQVFDFYTLVKKVSAIKEMPEEETKERLAQFYTDINLDGRFINLGENLWGLRNWYPVEQMEEDAITPKKKKKSAKKIKPLVEDDDIYEDDEYEEDNDEEIDVEEDEDEDLIDDEDFEADDYDEDDLDLDDDDN; translated from the coding sequence ATGAGTTTATCTCAATTTTCTAAAGACCAATTAAAGCAAATGTCAATGATTGATGTTGCTTATTATCTACTGGATGACGAGCGTCAAGTGTTTGATTTTTATACATTAGTTAAAAAGGTTTCTGCGATTAAAGAAATGCCTGAAGAAGAAACGAAGGAACGTTTGGCACAATTTTACACGGATATTAACTTAGATGGTCGTTTCATTAACTTAGGAGAAAATTTGTGGGGATTAAGAAACTGGTATCCTGTTGAACAAATGGAAGAAGATGCGATTACTCCTAAGAAAAAGAAAAAATCAGCTAAAAAGATAAAACCTCTCGTTGAAGATGATGATATTTATGAGGACGATGAGTATGAAGAAGATAATGACGAGGAAATTGATGTTGAAGAAGATGAAGATGAAGATTTAATTGATGATGAAGACTTTGAGGCTGATGATTACGACGAAGATGATTTAGACTTAGATGACGACGATAATTAA
- a CDS encoding response regulator, with translation MMSGTVLIVDDQYGIRVLLNEVLQTEGYKTFQASNGIQAINIAKQENLDLVLLDMKIPGMDGIEILKRLKEMDDSIRVIIMTAYGELDMIQRAKDLGALTHFAKPFDIDDIRKAVKDYIQLQPEK, from the coding sequence ATGATGAGTGGAACAGTATTAATCGTAGATGACCAATATGGTATTCGTGTTTTATTGAATGAAGTGCTACAAACAGAAGGGTACAAGACATTTCAAGCTTCGAATGGTATACAAGCAATAAACATTGCCAAACAAGAAAACCTTGACTTAGTATTGCTTGATATGAAAATCCCTGGAATGGATGGAATTGAAATATTAAAAAGGTTAAAAGAGATGGATGATTCAATTAGAGTCATTATTATGACTGCATATGGTGAATTGGATATGATTCAACGTGCAAAAGACTTAGGTGCTTTAACCCACTTTGCCAAACCGTTTGACATTGATGATATACGCAAAGCGGTTAAAGATTATATTCAATTACAACCTGAAAAATAA
- a CDS encoding CTP synthase yields the protein MTKYIFVTGGVVSSLGKGITAASLGRLLKNRGLNVTIQKFDPYINVDPGTMSPYQHGEVFVTDDGAETDLDLGHYERFIDINLNKYSNVTTGKVYSTVLKKERRGDYLGGTVQVIPHITNELKERVFRSGRETNADVVITEIGGTVGDIESLPFLEAIRQIKSDIGSNNVMYIHCTLVPYIKAAGEMKTKPTQHSVKELRSLGIQPNVIVVRNEMPLSEDMKDKIALFCDINKNSVIEARDAKNLYEIPLALQEQGFDQIVCDHLGLTNGPAEMSEWKGLVDRVSNLSRTVKIALVGKYVELQDAYLSVVEALRHAGFAYDADVQVKWLNSESVTNDNVEELLADVDGILVPGGFGDRGVEGKIEATRYARENKVPFLGICLGMQLASVEFARNVLGLKGAHSAELDPDTPYPIIDLLPEQKDIEDLGGTLRLGLYPCKLEKDTAAYNAYADEVIYERHRHRYEFNNQYRQMMEEQGFVFSGTSPDGRLIEIIEVKDHPWFVASQFHPEFTSRPTRPQPLFRDFIEASIKGNE from the coding sequence ATGACTAAGTATATTTTTGTTACTGGCGGTGTTGTTTCATCTTTAGGTAAAGGGATTACAGCGGCTTCTTTAGGTCGTTTGTTAAAAAATCGTGGATTAAATGTAACCATTCAGAAATTTGATCCGTATATTAATGTCGATCCTGGAACAATGAGTCCATATCAGCATGGTGAAGTATTTGTAACAGATGATGGAGCTGAAACAGATCTTGATTTAGGTCATTATGAGCGTTTCATCGATATTAATCTTAATAAATATAGCAATGTGACAACTGGTAAAGTATATTCGACAGTGTTAAAGAAAGAACGTCGTGGCGATTATCTTGGAGGAACAGTTCAAGTTATTCCTCACATTACAAACGAATTAAAAGAGCGTGTTTTCCGTTCTGGTCGAGAAACAAATGCTGATGTTGTTATTACTGAAATTGGTGGAACAGTCGGTGATATCGAATCATTACCATTTTTAGAGGCAATTCGCCAAATTAAGAGTGATATAGGGTCTAATAATGTTATGTATATTCACTGTACGCTAGTACCTTACATCAAAGCAGCTGGGGAAATGAAGACAAAGCCAACACAACATAGCGTGAAGGAACTTCGTAGTCTTGGTATTCAACCAAATGTCATCGTCGTTCGTAACGAGATGCCACTTTCAGAAGATATGAAAGATAAGATCGCACTTTTCTGTGATATTAATAAAAACTCTGTTATTGAGGCTCGTGATGCTAAGAATTTGTATGAAATTCCATTAGCACTCCAAGAGCAAGGGTTTGATCAAATTGTATGTGATCATCTTGGTTTAACTAATGGACCAGCAGAGATGAGCGAATGGAAAGGGTTAGTAGACAGAGTATCCAACCTATCTCGCACAGTTAAGATTGCATTAGTTGGAAAGTATGTTGAGCTTCAAGATGCTTATCTTTCAGTAGTTGAAGCATTGCGCCACGCTGGGTTTGCATATGATGCAGATGTCCAAGTGAAATGGTTGAACTCAGAGAGCGTAACTAATGATAATGTAGAAGAATTATTAGCTGATGTTGACGGTATTCTTGTGCCTGGTGGATTTGGTGATCGAGGTGTCGAAGGTAAGATTGAAGCAACTCGTTATGCACGTGAAAATAAGGTGCCTTTCTTAGGTATTTGTCTCGGTATGCAGTTAGCATCAGTTGAATTTGCACGTAACGTACTAGGATTGAAAGGTGCACATTCTGCTGAACTTGATCCAGATACACCTTATCCGATTATTGATTTACTTCCTGAGCAAAAGGATATTGAAGATTTAGGTGGAACACTTCGCTTAGGTCTATATCCATGTAAGCTTGAAAAAGACACTGCCGCATATAATGCGTATGCAGATGAAGTTATTTACGAACGTCACCGTCATCGTTATGAGTTTAATAATCAATATCGTCAAATGATGGAAGAGCAAGGGTTTGTCTTCTCAGGAACAAGTCCAGACGGTCGACTTATCGAAATTATTGAAGTGAAGGATCATCCTTGGTTTGTAGCTTCACAATTCCATCCTGAGTTTACGTCACGCCCGACACGTCCTCAGCCACTTTTCCGTGATTTCATAGAGGCGAGCATCAAGGGTAATGAGTAA
- the prfA gene encoding peptide chain release factor 1: MFDKLQSIEGRYEKLNELLSDPEIISDNKKLREYSKEQASIEETVQVYREYKEVKEQLDDAKLMLEDKLDADMKEMVKEEISELTEQEEGLSERLKILLIPKDPNDDKNVIMEVRGAAGGDEAALFAGDLYRMYSRYAETQGWKTEVIEASANEIGGYKEIIFMINGNGAFSKLKYENGAHRVQRVPETESGGRIHTSTATVAVLPEAEEVEIDINEKDIRVDTFASSGPGGQSVNTTMSAVRLTHLPTGVVVSCQDEKSQIKNKEKAMKVLRARIYDKLQQEVQAEYDENRKMAVGTGDRSERIRTYNFPQTRVTDHRIGLTLQKLDQILQGRLDEIIDALILEDQSKRMESAE, from the coding sequence ATGTTTGATAAATTGCAGTCAATTGAAGGACGCTATGAGAAGTTAAATGAACTATTAAGTGATCCTGAAATAATTAGTGATAATAAAAAACTACGTGAGTATTCCAAAGAACAAGCAAGTATCGAAGAAACTGTGCAGGTCTACCGTGAATATAAAGAAGTGAAAGAACAGCTAGATGATGCAAAATTAATGCTTGAGGACAAGCTAGATGCAGATATGAAGGAAATGGTAAAGGAAGAGATCTCTGAGCTTACAGAGCAAGAAGAAGGGCTTTCGGAGCGCTTGAAAATCTTACTCATTCCTAAAGATCCAAATGATGATAAGAACGTTATTATGGAAGTTCGTGGGGCTGCTGGTGGTGATGAGGCTGCTCTATTTGCTGGTGACCTATATCGTATGTATAGTCGATATGCAGAAACACAAGGTTGGAAAACTGAAGTAATTGAAGCAAGTGCCAATGAGATCGGTGGTTATAAAGAGATTATCTTCATGATCAATGGTAACGGTGCCTTTTCTAAGTTGAAATATGAAAATGGAGCACATCGTGTACAGCGTGTTCCAGAAACAGAATCAGGTGGACGTATTCACACATCTACAGCGACTGTAGCGGTTCTACCAGAGGCTGAAGAGGTCGAAATTGATATTAATGAGAAAGATATTCGTGTGGACACATTTGCTTCTAGTGGACCTGGTGGTCAAAGTGTAAATACAACGATGTCAGCAGTTCGATTAACACATTTACCTACTGGTGTTGTTGTTTCATGTCAGGATGAAAAATCTCAAATTAAAAATAAAGAAAAAGCGATGAAAGTATTACGTGCTCGTATATATGATAAGTTACAGCAAGAAGTTCAAGCTGAATATGATGAAAACCGTAAAATGGCTGTCGGAACTGGTGACCGTTCAGAGCGTATACGCACGTACAATTTTCCTCAAACTCGTGTGACAGACCATCGTATTGGACTAACGCTCCAAAAGCTCGATCAAATTCTTCAAGGTAGATTAGATGAGATCATTGATGCGTTAATTTTAGAAGACCAATCGAAGCGGATGGAGAGTGCAGAGTAA
- the fsa gene encoding fructose-6-phosphate aldolase, whose translation MKFFIDTANINEIREANALGVLAGVTTNPSLVAKEKNVSFHDRLREITNEVDGSVSAEVISLKAEEMIEEGKELAAIAPNITVKVPMTPDGLKAVKRFKELNIKTNVTLIFSANQALLAARAGATYVSPFLGRLDDIGQNGLDLISQIAEMFELHNIETEIIAASIRHPQHVTESALRGAHIATVPYNVILQLCKHPLTDQGIEKFLADWEKRSK comes from the coding sequence ATGAAATTTTTTATAGATACAGCTAACATCAATGAAATTCGTGAAGCAAATGCTTTAGGTGTATTAGCAGGTGTAACAACAAACCCAAGCTTAGTTGCGAAAGAAAAGAATGTTTCATTTCATGATCGTCTAAGAGAAATAACTAATGAAGTAGATGGATCAGTAAGTGCTGAGGTTATTTCACTAAAAGCAGAAGAAATGATTGAAGAAGGTAAGGAACTTGCAGCAATCGCCCCTAATATTACGGTGAAGGTCCCAATGACACCTGATGGATTAAAAGCAGTAAAGCGTTTTAAGGAGTTAAATATTAAAACAAATGTTACATTGATATTCTCAGCTAACCAAGCACTTTTAGCTGCACGAGCTGGTGCTACATATGTATCTCCATTTTTGGGTCGATTAGATGATATTGGACAAAATGGTCTTGATTTAATTTCCCAAATAGCTGAAATGTTTGAGTTACACAATATTGAAACTGAAATAATTGCAGCCTCAATTCGACATCCACAACATGTAACAGAGAGTGCTTTACGTGGTGCACATATTGCAACAGTACCGTACAATGTTATTCTTCAGTTGTGCAAACACCCGCTTACTGATCAAGGGATTGAGAAGTTTTTAGCTGATTGGGAAAAACGTAGCAAATAA